Below is a window of Micromonospora chersina DNA.
CTGCGCATCTGGCGCCAGAAGGGCCCCGAGGACAAGGGTCAGATGGTGACCTACCAGGTGCAGGACGTGTCCCCGGACATGTCCTTCCTGGAGATGCTCGACGTGCTCAACGAGCGGCTCATCCTCGACGGCGACGAGCCGGTCGCGTTCGACCACGACTGCCGCGAGGGCATTTGCGGCATGTGCAGCCTCATGATCAACGGTGAGGCGCACGGCCCGCAGCGCGGCACCACCGCGTGCCAGCTGCACATGCGGCAGTTCTCCGACGGCGACACGATCGACATCGAGCCGTGGCGGGCCCGGGCCTTCCCGGTGGTCAAGGACCTGGTGGTCGACCGGAACGCCTTCGACAAGATCATCTCGGCCGGTGGCTACATCACCGCGCCGACCGGCAGCGCCCCCGAGGCGCACTCCACGCCGGTGGCCAAGGCCGACGCGGACGCCGCCTTCTCCTCGGCCGCCTGCATCGGCTGCGGCGCCTGCGTGGCCGCCTGCCCGAACGGCTCCGGCATGCTGTTCACCGCCGCCAAGATCACCCAGCTCTCGCTGCTGCCGCAGGGCCAGCCCGAGCGGTACACCCGGGTGATCGGCATGGTGGACGCGCACGACGAGGCCGGCTTCGGCGGCTGCACCAACATCGGCGAGTGCGCGGCGGCCTGCCCGAAGGGCATCCCGCTGAACACCATCGGCCGGCTCAACCGGGACTACCTCAAGGCGACGTCCAAGCGCGCCGGCACCCCGGGCTCCTGAGCCCCGGCCGTCGAGCCACCCCGACCGCCGCGCCCCGCACCGGGGCGCGGCGGTCGCCCTTTTCCGGGGTACGCGAGGCGCCCGCCGCTGCAGTGGCGACCCCGTTCGCGGCAGGGGCAGCGGACGGGCGGCGGCTCGGATAGTCTGCGTCGCTCGATCGACGTCCCGACACGGGAGCAGGTGCCGTGCGTCCTGAACGTCGGCGCTGGCGGCCCCCCGAGCCGCGCTCAGAAGGCGGTCAACGGAAGGACGCGGCGATGACCCGATGGACGGAGAGCATCGAACTGCCGAGCGCGTGGGTCCATGCGTACGGGCCGCGGGTCTGCGCCCGGCACGGCGAGCCGGCCGAGGACCTGCGGAGGGTGACGCTCCGACCGAAGATGCCGGCCTGGGTCTGGATCTGCGCCGTCGTGGCGGGCGGCACCCTCGGCTTCGCCTGCGGTGTGTTCGCGGCGGTGCCCGTGGCGCTCCTCACCGCCATTGTCGAGCGTCAGGTCCGGAAGCCGATGAATGTGCCGGGCTGGCCGTACTGCCCGCGCTGTTTCACTCTGCACCGGATCTCCGTGGTCGGCACGGCCGCCGTGGTGCTCGGTCTTGCCACCTACGTTCTGGGGTTCGCACTGTTCCTGCTCGGCGTCCTGCGGCACAGCCCAGGCGTACCGAGCGACGGCACCCTCGCGCTGATCATGGTCGGAAGCCTGCTTGCTCTCGCCGGGGCGTTGACGCGTCCCTGGTTCTCCTGGCAGAAACTCGCGGGCGCGCACGTGTCGAGAGATCACGGGATCGTGCGGGTCGTGGCGCACGGACGGTTCGCCGCTGACGTCCGGGAGCGGCTCACGGCCCGGACCGGCCGCGCGAGAGGTGGCCGGGACCTGCTTCAAGCCGACCCCCGCGGGTAGCAGTCCGATGGACGGCACCACAGAGGGGACATTCAGGCATGAAGGCACTGACCTGGCACGGCAAGCGTGACGTCCGCGTCGACGACGTACCGGACCCGCGGATCGAGGAGCCGACCGACGCCGTCATCCGCGTCACCTCGACCGCCATCTGCGGCTCCGACCTGCACCTGTACGAGGTGCTCGGGCCGTACCTGAAGCCCGGTGACGTCCTCGGCCACGAACCCATGGGCGTGGTCGAGGAGGTCGGCCCCGCCGTGACCCGGCTCAAGCCCGGCGACCGGGTGGTCGTCCCGTTCAACATCGCATGCGGCTCGTGCTGGATGTGCGACCGCCAGCTCTACGCCCAGTGCGAGACCACCCAGGTGACCAGCCAGGGCAAGGGCGCCGCGCTGTTCGGCTACACCTCGCTCTACGGCTCCGTCCCCGGCGGGCAGGCCGAGTACCTGCGGGTGCCGCAGGCCCAGTTCGGCCCGATCAAGATCCCGGAGACCGGCCCCGACGAGCGCTGGCTCTACCTGTCCGACATCCTGCCCACCGCCTGGCAGGCGGTGAAGTACGCGGACACCCCGCCCGGCGGCACCCTGGCCGTGTTCGGCCTCGGCCCGGTCGGGCAGTTCAGCGCCCGGATCGGGCGGCACCTCGGCGCCGGCCGGGTGATCGGGCTCGACCTGGTGCCCGAGCGGCTGGAGATGGCCCGGCGGCACGGCATCGAGGTGCTCGACGTCAGCGAGCTGGACGACGTGCCCGGCGCGCTGATCGACCTGGTCGACGGGCGCGGCCCGGACGCGGTGATCGACGCGGTCGGCATGGAGGCGCACGGCGCGCCGCTGGGCAAGGTCGCCCAGGCCGCCGCGGGGCTGCTGCCCAACAAGCTGGCGCAGACCATGACCGACAAGGCCGGTGTGGACCGGCTCGTGGTGCTGCACGCCGCGCTCAAGGCGGTCCGGCGCGGCGGCACCGTGTCGGTCTCCGGCGTGTACGGCGGCGAGCAGGACCCCATGCCGCTCATGGAGATGTTCGACCGGGGCGTCCAGCTGCGCATGGGGCAGTGCCACGTGAAGCGCTGGGTCGACGAGATCATGCCGCTGCTCGCCGGCGACGACGACCCGCTCGGCGTCGAGGACCTGCGGACCCACCGGCTGCCCCTGCCGCGGGCGCCGCAGGCGTACGAGATGTTCCAGAAGAAGCAGGACGGCTGCGTCAAGGTCGTGCTCGAACCGTGAACCGGACGGTGGTGATCACCGGCGCGACCAGCGGGATCGGCCGGGCGGCGGCCCGGGAGTTCGCCGGCCGCGGGGACCGCCTGGTCCTCGCGGCCCGCTCCCCCGCCACCCTGGCCGAGGTGCGCGACGAGTGCCGGGCGGCCGGCGCCGACGTGCTGGTCGTACCGGTGGACGTCACCGCGCCCGGCGCCCTGGCCGCGCTGGCCGACGCGGCCGAGGCCGAGTTCGGCGCCATCGACGCGTGGGTGCACACCGCCGCCGTCATGACCTACGGCCGCTTCGACGAGACCCCCGCCGAGGTCTTCGACCAGGTCATCCGCACCGACCTGCTGGCCGCGGCCGAGGTGGCCCGGGTGGCGTTGGGTCGCTTCCGGGCCGCGTCGGCCGGCACCCTGGTCCTCACCGGCTCGGTCCTCGGGCACATCACCGCGCCCTACATGAGCGGCTACGTGGCGGCCAAGTGGGGCCTTCAGGGGCTCACGCGGACGTTGCAGCAGGAGGCCCGGGAGACCCCCGGCGTGCGGATCTGCCTGGTCAACCCGGGCAGCGTCGACACGCCTGTCTACCGGCAGGCGGGCAACTACCTGGGCCGGGTCGGCCGGCCGCCGCCGCCGATCACCACGCCGGAGCGGGTGGCCCGGGCCATGGCGGACTGCGTGGACCGGCCCCGCCGGGAGGTCTCGGTGGGGCGGCTCAACGTCGTCATGCGGTTCGGCTTCACCGTGCTGCCCGGGGTGTACGACGCGCTCGTGGGGCCGCTGATGCGGCTCGCCGGGCTGACCGACCGGCCGGTGGCGCCGCACCCGGGCATCGTCTTCGCGCCCAACCCGGCCGGCGAGGCGGTCCGGGGCGGCTGGCTTCCCGACGTGTCGCGAGTGGTCCGGTCGGTGGGCGGGGTGACCGCGGCGGCCGGCTCGGCGCTGCTGCGCCGGCTGCGCTGAGCCGTGCGTGCGCGCCGTCTCTGCCGCCGGGCCGCGCCACCGGATCCGCCGGGCGTGGGCGCCGTCTCTGCCGCCGGGCCCGCGCCGCCGGATCCGCCGGGCGTGCCTCGTCGCGCGCGCGGGGTGGCGGGCGGGTGGCTACCGTGTACTGCGGGACACGGCGGAGGGACGGGACATGCGGGAACCGGACGACCGGGCACTGGAGCGGGCAGCCGGCGGGCGGCTGTGGCGGATGGCGGGGCTGGCCGCGGTGGCCGGGCTGGCCTGGGCGGCGCGGGACGTGCCCGCGCAGCTCGGCGGCCGGCTCGCCGGCGCCCGCGCGGAGCGGGCGGCCCGCTCGCCGCGCTTCCGCGACGGCACCTTCCACAACCCGTCGGGCACCCGCAGCACCATGGTGGCCGACCCGGGCCGCAACCTGGTCAAGGAGCTGATCTTCGGCAAGCAGAAGCGCCGGCCGGACAGCGCCGTGCCGCTGCTGCGCCCGGCCGACCCGGCACCGGCCGACCCGGCCCGGGAGCTGAGCGTCGTCTGGTACGGCCACGCCTCCACGCTCGTCGAGATCGAGGGGCACCGGGTGCTGCTCGACCCGGTCTGGAGCGACCGCTGCTCCCCGTCCGCGCTGGTCGGCCCGCGCCGCATCCACGAGCCGCCGGTACGCCTCGAGGAGTTGCCCCGGCTCGACGCCATCCTCATCTCGCACGACCACTACGACCACCTGGACATGGAGACCGTACGCGGGCTGCTCGCCCACCAGTCCGCGCCGTTCCTCGTGCCGCTCGGCGTCGGCGCCCACCTGGACCGGTGGGGCGTGCCGGAGGACCGGATCGTCGAGCTGGACTGGAACGAGAGCCACCGGGTGGGTGGGCTGACGCTCACCGCCACCGCCGCCCAGCACTTCTCCGGCCGGGGGCTGCGCCGCGACGGCACGCTCTGGAGCTCCTGGGTGATCGCCGGGGCGCAGCGGAAGGTCTTCTACACGGGCGACTCCGGCTACTTCGACGGCTACGCCGAGATCGGCGCGGAGCACGGCCCGTTCGACGTCACGCTCATGCAGATCGGCGCGTACGACCGGGCCTGGCCGAGCATTCACATGTTCCCCGAGGAGGCGGTCGCCGCCCACCTCGACCTGCGCGGCGGGCTGTTCGTGCCGGTGCACTGGGCCACCTTCAACCTGGCCCTGCACGACTGGTCCGAGCCGGTGGACCGGCTCTGGGCCGAGGCGAAGGCCCGGGACGTCCGGCTGGCCGTGCCGCGACCCGGCGAGCGGGTGGTGGTGGACGAGCCGCCGGCGGTGGACGGCTGGTGGCAGGCCGTCGCCTGACACGCCCGAAAAAACCGGACAAGCAGTCATTCGGCGGCACATTTGTCTACTCTGTGCCCGTGAATGATGCCATCAAGCGGGCCGTCGACCTCACCGTGGCCCTGGTCGCGCTGCTGGTGGCGGCGCCCGTCCTGGCCGCGGTGGCGGTCGCGGTGCTGCTCACCATGGGCCGGCCGGTGCTGTTCCGGCAGGCCCGGATCGGCCGCCACGGCCGCGAGTTCACCATCCTGAAGTTCCGGTCCATGGCGCCCGGCGCCGGCGGCTTCTCCACCGCCGACGACGCGCTGCGGCTGACCCCGCTCGGCCGCTGGCTGCGGGACACCAGCCTGGACGAGCTGCCCAGCCTCTGGAACATCGTCCGGGGCGACATGAGCCTGGTCGGGCCGCGTCCGCTGCCGACCAGCTACCGCTTCCGCTACACCCCGGAGCAGTTCCGCCGCCACGAGGTCCGGCCCGGGCTCACCGGGCTCGCCCAGGTCAACGGGCGCAACGCGCTCGACTGGGACGAGAAGTTCGCCCACGACATCCACTACGTCGACCACCGCGGCCTCCTGCTCGACCTGCGCATCCTGGCCCGTACGGCGGTGGCCGTGCTGCGCCGGCAGGGAATCAGCGCGCCGGGCAGCGCCACCGCGCACGAGTTCCGCGGCCGCGCCGCCGCGGAGCAGCCGGTCCCGGCGACCGCCGGCAGCGGCGCCCGGTGAGCCTCGACCTCGTGATCGTCGGCTGCGGCGGCCACGGCCGGGAGATCGCCCAACTGGTGGCGGCCGTCAACGACGCCGCCGCCCGGCCGCCCTGGCGGCTCGTCGGCTTCGTCGACGACAACCCGTCGGAACGCAACCGCAAGCGGGCCGAGGCGGGCGGGACACCGTACCTCGGGACGCTGGCGGCGCTCGCCCACCTGCCCCCGCAGACCCACGTCGTGCTCGGCCTGGGCGAGCCCCGGGTCCGGCGGACCGTCGGCGCGCGGGTCGACGCGCTCGGCCTGCCCCCGGCGAGCCTCGTGCACCCGGACGCCACCGTGGGGGCCGACCTGGTCGCGGCCGAGGGCCTCGTGGTGTTCGCCGGCGGCCGGATCACCACGAACGTCACCGCCGGCCGGCACCTGCACGTCAACCAGAACGCCACCCTCGCGCACGACTGCGTGGTCGGCGACCACGTCTCGCTGCACCCGCTCGCCGCCGTCTCCGGCGACTGCCGCCTGGACGACGCCGCGCTTGTCGGCGCGGGGGCCGTGGTCCTGCCCGGGCTGCGCGTCGGCGCCGGCGCGACCGTCGGCGCGGGCGCCTGCGTGGTGCGCGACGTGCCGCCCGGCACCGTGGTCAAGGGCGTGCCGGCCCGCTGACTCAGAGCACGAAGGCGTCCGTCCAGAGGGCGCCCGAGCGGCCGGAGAGCGCGTCCAGCATGGCCACCGCCTGCCCGTCGGTGAGCTGCGCGACGAAGTCGACGATCGCCCGCCCCCGGGCCCGGCCGATCCGGTCCGGCGTGCGCGGGTGCAGCTCCGCCTCGGCCAGCTCCACCAGGTCGTGCAGCCGCCGCGGCAGCCGGGACTCCTCCTCCGGGTCCAGCAGCCACTCCCAGAGCGCCTCCACGAGGGTGCCGAGCAGCCGCGCCTGGCCGCGCTGGTGCAGGGCCAGGTCCGGGCGGGCCAGGACGAACCGGTGGTGGACGAACTTGAGCACCTGCACCTCGTGCCACTGCGGCCGGGCCAGCAGCACGTGCCCCGAGCGGACGTCCGGCTCCGGGGTCACCGTGATCGCCTCCACGAAGCGGGTGGACCAGCGCGCGGAGAACCGGGCGACGTACTGCTCGGCCTCGATCGAGCCGTCGAAGGGCAGCGCCAGCAGCCCCTCCACCAGCTCCTCGCGGACGTGCTCGACGGCGGCGGCGAACGCCTCGTCGTCGGCGATCCAGGCGTCCTTGCGGTGCAGCTGGCGGCGCAGCCGCTCGATCGCCGCACCGGGCCGCCGGCCGGCCGCGGCCAGCGCCGGGGAGGTGATCGCCCGGAAGTGCCCGCACTCGCGCTGCCAGGCCATCAGCTCGGCCGCCACCGCGCCCTGCTGGAGGACACCGACCCGGTAGAAGTCCTCCACGTCGTGGATGGCGTACGCGATGTCGTCCGCGGTGTCCATGATCGACGCCTCGGGGGTCTGCTGCCAGTCCGGGATCCGGCCGGCGAACGGCTCCCGCGCCTGCCGCAGGTCGTCCACCTCGGTCCGGTACGCGCCGAACTTCGCCGACCCGCTCTCCGGATCCTCCGGCGGGGCGGCCGCGCCGCGCGGCGCCGGGTCCAGGTGCCGCGGGTGCGGGTCCGGGTGGTCCAGCCGGGTCCACGGGTACTTCAGCATCGCCGCCCGGACCGCCGCGGTCAGGTCCAGGCCGGTGGTCGCCGCGCCGCGGATCTCGGTGCTGGTGACGATCCGGTACGACTGGGCGTTGCCCTCGAAGCCGTCGGGCAGGCCGAGCCGCTGCCGGGCCAGCCGGTCCAGCACCCGCTCCCCCAGGTGCCCGAACGGCGGGTGGCCGAGGTCGTGGGCGAGCGCGGCGGCCTCCACCACGTCCGGGTCGCAGCCGCCCAGCTTCTCCAGCAGGTCGCGGTGCGCCGGGTCGGCGGTCAACCGCTCGGCGATCGCCCGCGCCACCTGCGCCACCTTGAGGCTGTGGGTGAGCCGGTTGTGCACGAGCAGCCCCGACCCGCCCGGGCTGATCACCTGGGTCACCCCGTTGAGCCGGGCGAAGAACGGCGACCCGACGATCCGGTCCCGGTCCGCCCGGAACGGGCTGACGGCGAGGTCACCCAGGGCCCGGGCGCTGCCGCCGAAGAGCCGCCGCGCCCGCGGATCCGCAGGTTGTTCCATGATCGCCACGCTAGCGCAGCCTGCCGCCGGTCGCGATGCACCTGTCGGCCTCCGGGACCGGTGTGCCGGATGGGGTCCGCCGGGTGCCGGCGCCCGGCCGTGGCGCCACCGGCACAATGACTGCCGAACCCACCGGAGAAGGCGGATCAGATCGTGACCCAGTCTGTGCACCAGCGGATCGCCGAGGAACTCGGCGTCGCCGAACGTCAGGTGCGGGCGGCCGTGGAGCTGCTCGACGGCGGCGCCACCGTGCCGTTCATCGCCCGCTACCGCAAGGAGGCCACCGGCCTGCTCGACGACGCGCAACTGCGCACCCTGGAGGAGCGGCTGCGCTACCTGCGCGAGCTGGACGAGCGGCGCGCCGCCGTGCTGGAGTCCATCCGCGGCCAGGGCAAGCTCGACGAGGCCCTGGAAGCGCAGATCATGGCGGCCGACTCGAAGTCGCGCCTGGAGGACATCTACCTGCCCTACAAGCCCAAGCGGCGGACCCGGGCCCAGATCGCCCGCGAGGCCGGGCTGGAGCCGCTCGCGGACACGCTGCTGGCCGACCCGGCGCGGGACCCCCGCGACACGGCCGCCGGCTACGTCGACGCCGACCGGGGGGTGGCCGACGCCGCCGCCGCGCTCGACGGGGCGCGGGCCATCCTCATCGAGCGCTTCGCCGAGGACGCGGACCTCATCGGCACGCTGCGCGAGCAGATGTGGTCGCGCGGCCGGCTGGTCTCCCGGGTACGCGAGGGTCAGGAGACCACCGGCGCCAAGTTCGCCGACTACTTCGACTTCGCCGAGCCGTACCCGAAGCTGCCCTCGCACCGGATCCTCGCCATGTTCCGGGGCGAGAAGGAGGGCGTGCTCGACCTGACCATGGACCCGGAGGCGGACGGCGACTCCGACGCCGTGGTCACCGGCCCCACCCGCTACGAGGCGGCCATCGCCGGCCGGTTCGGGATCACCGACCAGGGGCGGCCGGCCGACAAATGGCTCACCGACACGGTCCGCTGGGCCTGGCGTACCCGGATCCTCATCCACCTCGGCGCCGACCTGCGGCTGCGCCTGTGGCAGGCGGCCGAGGAGGAGGCCGTCCGGGTCTTCGCCACCAACCTGCGCGACCTGCTGCTGGCCGCGCCGGCCGGCGCCCGCCCCACCATGGGCCTCGACCCGGGGCTGCGCACCGGCGTCAAGGTGGCCGTCGTCGACGCCACCGGCAAGGTGGTCGCGACCGACACGATCTACCCGCACGAGCCGCGCCGGCAGTGGGACGCCTCCCTACACACGCTGGCGACCCTGGCCGCGGCGCACGGGGTCGAGCTGGTCGCCATCGGCAACGGCACGGCCAGCCGGGAGACCGACAAGCTCGCCGGTGACCTGATCAAGCGGCACCCCGAGCTGAAGCTGACCAAGGTGGTGGTCTCCGAGGCCGGCGCGTCGGTCTACTCCGCGTCCGCGTACGCCTCCCAGGAGCTGCCCGGGCTGGACGTCTCGCTGCGTGGCGCGGTCTCCATCGCCCGCCGCCTCCAGGACCCCCTGGCCGAGCTGGTGAAGATCGACCCGCGCTCGATCGGCGTCGGGCAGTACCAGCACGACCTGTCCGAGGTGAAGCTCTCCCGCTCCCTCGACGCGGTCGTGGAGGACTGCGTCAACGCCGTCGGCGTCGACGTCAACACCGCCTCCGCGCCGCTGCTCACCCGGGTGTCCGGCATCGGCGCCGGGCTGGCCGAGAACATCGTGCTGCACCGCGACGCCAACGGGCCGTTCCGCACCCGGGCCGAGCTGAAGAAGGTGCCCCGGCTCGGGCCGAAGGCGTTCGAGCAGTGCGCCGGCTTCCTGCGCATCCCCGGCGGCGACGATCCGCTCGACTCCTCCAGCGTGCACCCCGAGTCGTACCCGGTGGTGCGGCGGATCCTCGCCCACACCGGGCAGGACCTGCGCGGGCTCATCGGGAAGTCGGCCATCCTGCGGGGGCTCCGGGCGACCGAGTTCGTCGACGACACGTTCGGCCTGCCCACCGTCACCGACATCCTCACCGAGCTGGAGAAGCCCGGCCGCGACCCGCGCCCGGAGTTCCGGACCGCCACCTTCGTGGAGGGCGTCGAGAAGATCAGCGACCTGACGCCGGGGATGGTGCTGGAGGGCGTGGTCACGAACGTGGCCGCGTTCGGCGCGTTCGTCGACGTCGGCGTGCACCAGGACGGCCTGGTCCACGTGTCCGCCATGTCGCACACCTTCGTGAAGGACCCGCGGGACGTGGTGAAGTCCGGCGACGTGGTCCGGGTCCGGGTGCTCGACGTCGACGTGCCCCGCAAGCGCATCTCGCTGACCCTGCGGCTGGAGGACGAGGTCCCGGCCGGCGGCGGGCGCCCGCAGGGCGGCGAGGGGCGCCGCGACCGTGGCGCGCCGGGCGGCGGCGATCAGCGGGGCGGCCGGGGCGGCCAGCGTGGCGGCGGTCCGCGCGGCGGCCAGGGCGATGGCGGCCAGGGCGGCGGTGCGCGCGGCGGCCAGCGCGATGGCGGTCAGGGCGGCGGCGGTCCACGCGGCGGCCACGGGGGCGGCCAGCGCGGCGGGGGGCAGCGCGGTGACCGGGGCGGTTCGCAGCCGCGGCAGGGCCGCGGTGGCGGGGCGCCGGCGCCGGCCAACAGCGAGATGGCGGAGGCGCTGCGCCGCGCCGGCCTGGCCTGAGTCCGACACGATGAGGATCTTGGACAGGTGCCGTTCGCAGCGAACGGCACCTGTCCAAGATCGCGGTCCGGGCGCGGCGGGTACGCGTACCCTCGCCGTCGTGGGTGGGGACGACGGCCTGGAGTGGCGGGAACAGCAGCGCCGGGCGGTGCGGGCGCACGCGGCGGCCGACGCCCGGCAGCGCGCCGCCGAGCAGGCGGAGGCCGCGGAGCTGGTGGCGCGGTTCGCCGCCGAGGCCTCGCGGCGGGGGTTGCGCACGGACCGGTTGACGGCGGCCGGCTACGACGGGCGCGGCCGCTACCGCACGCGGATCACCGGCTGGTACGTGGACCGGGCGCGGAGCCGGGCGGTGGACACCGAGGGCCGGTTCTACCTGCTCACCGTGCCGCCGGGCCTGCGGGCGCGCCTGTTCGGGGCCGACCCGGAGCCCGCCCCGCCACCGCTGGTGGTCGGCCGCGGCGGCCGGGACGGCGAGTCGGTGCCCCTGGCGACGCTGCTCAGCCTGCGTCTCGAGGCGGGCGACGACTGGCGCTGACCCGCGCGGGGCGCCGGTCGGTGCGCTGCCGGGGCACGCCCCGGGCGGACCGCCGCTCCACCCGCCGCCACCAGCAGAGCTGCACGACGAGGGTGAGCAGGCCGGCCAGCACGATGGCGGCCAGGTTGATCACGAGTTGGAGGGCGGAGCCGGCCGCCTCGTGCCACACCCCGTAGGCGGCGGCGACCGCCACGTTCGCCGCCGCGGGCACGGTGGTCACCGAGATCAGCACGCCGACCAGCGAACCGGACTTCTTCGAGGTCAGCGAGAGCATGCCGGCGATCCCGGCGAGCAGGCCGACCACCCAGGAGAGCGC
It encodes the following:
- a CDS encoding succinate dehydrogenase/fumarate reductase iron-sulfur subunit; its protein translation is MNLTLRIWRQKGPEDKGQMVTYQVQDVSPDMSFLEMLDVLNERLILDGDEPVAFDHDCREGICGMCSLMINGEAHGPQRGTTACQLHMRQFSDGDTIDIEPWRARAFPVVKDLVVDRNAFDKIISAGGYITAPTGSAPEAHSTPVAKADADAAFSSAACIGCGACVAACPNGSGMLFTAAKITQLSLLPQGQPERYTRVIGMVDAHDEAGFGGCTNIGECAAACPKGIPLNTIGRLNRDYLKATSKRAGTPGS
- a CDS encoding zinc-dependent alcohol dehydrogenase — protein: MKALTWHGKRDVRVDDVPDPRIEEPTDAVIRVTSTAICGSDLHLYEVLGPYLKPGDVLGHEPMGVVEEVGPAVTRLKPGDRVVVPFNIACGSCWMCDRQLYAQCETTQVTSQGKGAALFGYTSLYGSVPGGQAEYLRVPQAQFGPIKIPETGPDERWLYLSDILPTAWQAVKYADTPPGGTLAVFGLGPVGQFSARIGRHLGAGRVIGLDLVPERLEMARRHGIEVLDVSELDDVPGALIDLVDGRGPDAVIDAVGMEAHGAPLGKVAQAAAGLLPNKLAQTMTDKAGVDRLVVLHAALKAVRRGGTVSVSGVYGGEQDPMPLMEMFDRGVQLRMGQCHVKRWVDEIMPLLAGDDDPLGVEDLRTHRLPLPRAPQAYEMFQKKQDGCVKVVLEP
- a CDS encoding SDR family NAD(P)-dependent oxidoreductase; protein product: MNRTVVITGATSGIGRAAAREFAGRGDRLVLAARSPATLAEVRDECRAAGADVLVVPVDVTAPGALAALADAAEAEFGAIDAWVHTAAVMTYGRFDETPAEVFDQVIRTDLLAAAEVARVALGRFRAASAGTLVLTGSVLGHITAPYMSGYVAAKWGLQGLTRTLQQEARETPGVRICLVNPGSVDTPVYRQAGNYLGRVGRPPPPITTPERVARAMADCVDRPRREVSVGRLNVVMRFGFTVLPGVYDALVGPLMRLAGLTDRPVAPHPGIVFAPNPAGEAVRGGWLPDVSRVVRSVGGVTAAAGSALLRRLR
- a CDS encoding MBL fold metallo-hydrolase, giving the protein MREPDDRALERAAGGRLWRMAGLAAVAGLAWAARDVPAQLGGRLAGARAERAARSPRFRDGTFHNPSGTRSTMVADPGRNLVKELIFGKQKRRPDSAVPLLRPADPAPADPARELSVVWYGHASTLVEIEGHRVLLDPVWSDRCSPSALVGPRRIHEPPVRLEELPRLDAILISHDHYDHLDMETVRGLLAHQSAPFLVPLGVGAHLDRWGVPEDRIVELDWNESHRVGGLTLTATAAQHFSGRGLRRDGTLWSSWVIAGAQRKVFYTGDSGYFDGYAEIGAEHGPFDVTLMQIGAYDRAWPSIHMFPEEAVAAHLDLRGGLFVPVHWATFNLALHDWSEPVDRLWAEAKARDVRLAVPRPGERVVVDEPPAVDGWWQAVA
- a CDS encoding sugar transferase; the encoded protein is MNDAIKRAVDLTVALVALLVAAPVLAAVAVAVLLTMGRPVLFRQARIGRHGREFTILKFRSMAPGAGGFSTADDALRLTPLGRWLRDTSLDELPSLWNIVRGDMSLVGPRPLPTSYRFRYTPEQFRRHEVRPGLTGLAQVNGRNALDWDEKFAHDIHYVDHRGLLLDLRILARTAVAVLRRQGISAPGSATAHEFRGRAAAEQPVPATAGSGAR
- a CDS encoding NeuD/PglB/VioB family sugar acetyltransferase, with protein sequence MSLDLVIVGCGGHGREIAQLVAAVNDAAARPPWRLVGFVDDNPSERNRKRAEAGGTPYLGTLAALAHLPPQTHVVLGLGEPRVRRTVGARVDALGLPPASLVHPDATVGADLVAAEGLVVFAGGRITTNVTAGRHLHVNQNATLAHDCVVGDHVSLHPLAAVSGDCRLDDAALVGAGAVVLPGLRVGAGATVGAGACVVRDVPPGTVVKGVPAR
- a CDS encoding deoxyguanosinetriphosphate triphosphohydrolase family protein gives rise to the protein MEQPADPRARRLFGGSARALGDLAVSPFRADRDRIVGSPFFARLNGVTQVISPGGSGLLVHNRLTHSLKVAQVARAIAERLTADPAHRDLLEKLGGCDPDVVEAAALAHDLGHPPFGHLGERVLDRLARQRLGLPDGFEGNAQSYRIVTSTEIRGAATTGLDLTAAVRAAMLKYPWTRLDHPDPHPRHLDPAPRGAAAPPEDPESGSAKFGAYRTEVDDLRQAREPFAGRIPDWQQTPEASIMDTADDIAYAIHDVEDFYRVGVLQQGAVAAELMAWQRECGHFRAITSPALAAAGRRPGAAIERLRRQLHRKDAWIADDEAFAAAVEHVREELVEGLLALPFDGSIEAEQYVARFSARWSTRFVEAITVTPEPDVRSGHVLLARPQWHEVQVLKFVHHRFVLARPDLALHQRGQARLLGTLVEALWEWLLDPEEESRLPRRLHDLVELAEAELHPRTPDRIGRARGRAIVDFVAQLTDGQAVAMLDALSGRSGALWTDAFVL
- a CDS encoding Tex family protein, giving the protein MTQSVHQRIAEELGVAERQVRAAVELLDGGATVPFIARYRKEATGLLDDAQLRTLEERLRYLRELDERRAAVLESIRGQGKLDEALEAQIMAADSKSRLEDIYLPYKPKRRTRAQIAREAGLEPLADTLLADPARDPRDTAAGYVDADRGVADAAAALDGARAILIERFAEDADLIGTLREQMWSRGRLVSRVREGQETTGAKFADYFDFAEPYPKLPSHRILAMFRGEKEGVLDLTMDPEADGDSDAVVTGPTRYEAAIAGRFGITDQGRPADKWLTDTVRWAWRTRILIHLGADLRLRLWQAAEEEAVRVFATNLRDLLLAAPAGARPTMGLDPGLRTGVKVAVVDATGKVVATDTIYPHEPRRQWDASLHTLATLAAAHGVELVAIGNGTASRETDKLAGDLIKRHPELKLTKVVVSEAGASVYSASAYASQELPGLDVSLRGAVSIARRLQDPLAELVKIDPRSIGVGQYQHDLSEVKLSRSLDAVVEDCVNAVGVDVNTASAPLLTRVSGIGAGLAENIVLHRDANGPFRTRAELKKVPRLGPKAFEQCAGFLRIPGGDDPLDSSSVHPESYPVVRRILAHTGQDLRGLIGKSAILRGLRATEFVDDTFGLPTVTDILTELEKPGRDPRPEFRTATFVEGVEKISDLTPGMVLEGVVTNVAAFGAFVDVGVHQDGLVHVSAMSHTFVKDPRDVVKSGDVVRVRVLDVDVPRKRISLTLRLEDEVPAGGGRPQGGEGRRDRGAPGGGDQRGGRGGQRGGGPRGGQGDGGQGGGARGGQRDGGQGGGGPRGGHGGGQRGGGQRGDRGGSQPRQGRGGGAPAPANSEMAEALRRAGLA